The following proteins come from a genomic window of Myxococcales bacterium:
- a CDS encoding RNA polymerase sigma factor encodes MTTDSDELLVARFQAGDRAAFTALVRRHQGPLFHFAFRQLRSAPAAEDVVQEAFVRVVQSAAEFKNEARFTTWVYTITRNLCIDQLRKRAHRRHPSLDEARGDDGDRTLGEVVPDRGADVERDAVGAELQQQVAAAVELLPPDQKEVFLMREVAHLPFKEIAAITGVPENTVKSRMRYALERLQAALKDHEEYARALR; translated from the coding sequence ATGACGACCGACAGCGACGAGCTGCTCGTGGCGCGATTTCAAGCGGGGGACCGCGCCGCGTTCACAGCCCTCGTTCGACGTCACCAGGGGCCTCTGTTTCACTTCGCGTTTCGACAGCTGCGGAGCGCCCCGGCCGCGGAGGACGTCGTCCAGGAAGCGTTCGTGCGCGTGGTGCAGAGCGCCGCGGAGTTCAAGAACGAGGCGCGCTTCACGACGTGGGTCTACACGATCACGCGAAACCTCTGCATCGATCAGCTCCGCAAGCGCGCCCATCGCCGGCACCCTTCGCTGGACGAGGCGCGGGGCGACGACGGGGACCGGACGCTCGGGGAAGTGGTCCCGGATCGGGGGGCGGACGTCGAACGGGACGCCGTCGGTGCAGAGCTGCAGCAGCAGGTCGCGGCGGCCGTGGAGCTGCTCCCGCCAGATCAGAAGGAGGTCTTCTTGATGCGCGAGGTCGCCCACCTGCCCTTCAAGGAAATCGCGGCGATCACGGGTGTGCCCGAGAACACGGTGAAGAGCCGCATGCGCTACGCCCTCGAGCGACTCCAGGCGGCGCTGAAGGACCACGAAGAGTACGCACGTGCGCTCCGCTGA